A genomic region of Raphanus sativus cultivar WK10039 chromosome 6, ASM80110v3, whole genome shotgun sequence contains the following coding sequences:
- the LOC108810172 gene encoding probable glycosyltransferase At3g42180 — protein sequence MPNGSSKSYCLLLGFPLGVLLLFLVFSSFPMNESPHQQFFSSLTLSSLIDHTNALQSSSSTSLSNSPPISIKKRSINLERREEELRKARVAIRRAVKFKNCTSNEGMTYIPTGQIYRNSFAFHQSHIEMMKRFKVWSYKEGDQPLVHGGPVNDIYGIEGQFIDELENVKGGLSARFRASQPEEAHAFFLPFSVANIVHYIYKPIVSPADFSRARLHRIFNDYVDVVARKYPLWNQSNGADHFMVSCHDWAPDVPGSKPEFFKDFIRGLCNANTSEGFKPNIDFSIPEINIPKGKLNPPFMGQNPENRTILAFFAGRAHGYIREILFSYWKGKDKDIQVYDNLSKEQNYHELIGHSKFCLCPSGYEVASPREVEAIYSGCVPVVISDNYSLPFNDVLDWSKFSVEIPVKQISEIKKILREIPHDKYLQMHQNVMKVRRHFMVNRPAQPFDVFHMILHSVWLRRLNIKLPS from the exons ATGCCGAACGGTTCTTCAAAGAGTTATTGCTTGTTATTAGGGTTTCCATTAGgggttcttcttcttttcctcgtCTTCTCCTCTTTCCCTATGAATGAATCTCCACATCAACAGTTCTTTTCTTCACTGACTCTGTCCTCTCTTATTGACCACACGAACGCATTACAATCCTCATCTTCTACTTCTTTATCAAACTCTCCTCCGATTTCGATAAAG AAAAGGAGCATTAATcttgagagaagagaagaagagttgagGAAAGCAAGGGTTGCAATCAGAAGAGCCGTCAAGTTTAAGAATTGCACGTCCAACGAAGGCATGACTTACATCCCCACAGGCCAAATATACAGAAACTCATTTGCCTTTCATCA GAGTCACATAGAAATGATGAAAAGGTTCAAAGTATGGTCGTACAAAGAAGGAGACCAGCCGCTGGTTCATGGTGGACCGGTGAACGATATCTATGGAATCGAGGGGCAATTCATCGACGAGCTCGAAAACGTGAAGGGCGGCCTAAGCGCCCGGTTTAGGGCTTCCCAACCTGAGGAAGCTCATGCCTTCTTCTTGCCCTTCTCCGTTGCCAACATTGTCCACTACATTTATAAACCTATCGTGTCACCTGCCGATTTTAGCAGAGCTCGTCTCCACCGAATTTTTAATGACTACGTAGACGTTGTGGCTCGCAAGTACCCTTTGTGGAACCAAAGCAATGGTGCTGATCATTTTATGGTTTCCTGCCATGATTGG GCTCCTGACGTGCCTGGTAGTAAACCAGAGTTTTTCAAAGACTTTATAAGAGGACTTTGCAACGCCAACACATCGGAAGGTTTCAAACCGAACATCGATTTCTCTATACCTGAGATTAACATTCCTAAAGGAAAGCTAAACCCACCGTTCATGGGCCAAAACCCTGAGAATAGGACGATCTTGGCTTTCTTCGCAGGAAGAGCTCATGGATATATAAGGGAAATCTTGTTCAGTTACTGGAAAGGTAAGGATAAAGACATTCAAGTGTACGACAACCTCTCAAAGGAACAAAACTATCACGAATTGATAGGTCATAGCAAGTTTTGTCTTTGTCCTAGTGGCTACGAAGTGGCTAGCCCAAGAGAAGTAGAAGCCATCTACTCGGGATGTGTCCCTGTTGTGATATCTGATAACTACTCGCTTCCTTTCAACGATGTGCTTGATTGGAGCAAGTTTTCGGTTGAGATTCCAGTCAAACAAATTTCTGAAATCAAGAAAATCTTGCGGGAGATTCCACATGACAAGTATTTACAGATGCATCAAAATGTAATGAAGGTTAGAAGACATTTTATGGTGAATCGTCCGGCTCAACCGTTTGATGTCTTCCACATGATACTTCACTCTGTTTGGTTAAGGAGACTTAACATTAAGTTGCCTTCTTGA
- the LOC108806752 gene encoding stress enhanced protein 2, chloroplastic: MVMATRAIRCQLTSLVTRCESSEQPIKQIQIQQRPRGGDLAENGKIVLQPRLCTLRSYGSEMIVAKKDGGGGGDEGSDEVELASPFFETLTDYIESSKKSQDFETISGRLAMIVFAATVAEEVVTGNSLFKKLDVEGLSEAVGAGLGAMGCAAVFAWLTISRKRVGRIFTVSCNSFIDSLVDQIVDGLFYDTKPSDWTDEI, translated from the exons atgGTTATGGCTACGCGTGCGATTCGCTGCCAGTTAACATCTCTGGTTACTAGATGCGAATCATCGGAACAACCGATCAAACAGATCCAGATCCAGCAGCGACCTAGAGGAGGCGATTTAGCCGAGAACGGGAAGATAGTGCTTCAACCGAGGCTCTGCACCCTCAGATCTTACGGATCTGAGATGATCGTCGCCAAAAAagacggcggcggcggaggagatGAAGGATCTGATGAGGTTGAGTTAGCGTCGCCGTTTTTCGAGACGCTCACTGACTACATCGAGAGCTCGAAGAAGAGTCAGGACTTCGAAACCATCTCCGGCCGTCTCGCCATG ATTGTTTTCGCGGCGACTGTGGCGGAGGAGGTTGTTACGGGGAACTCGTTGTTCAAGAAACTCGACGTGGAAGGGTTGAGTGAAGCCGTTGGAGCGGGACTTGGAGCTATGGGATGCGCTGCGGTGTTCGCGTGGCTGACGATTTCTCGGAAGCGAGTTGGACGGATCTTTACAGTGAGTTGCAACTCGTTTATTGACTCGTTGGTTGATCAGATCGTCGATGGGTTGTTCTACGACACCAAGCCTAGTGATTGGACCGACgaaatttaa